One genomic window of Bacillus mycoides includes the following:
- a CDS encoding PoNi-like cognate immunity protein, whose protein sequence is MRDQLCIEEKCKRGIEYHKEFIEENREEIKSLEEDEKNGIQRYPNDNKSIILENHLSNFIHEMNDIRAMYSLGEDISTMEAYFYNALDDLEYTGTHKIGYIYMLWVISLGILLETDKKNIERLKKIVDKKNMNDAVIDFLVCASDIGYTKMTNRYYKDNPYAKTREIIELAQIDKKEASKRLQTYMEKEWFKGHYDYEWKNAHKEPGYVGYWSFETAALVKILELDDISLKDNNHYPYDLAHYKNEMKFKHIDLSEYHYEDETEEIVDIVEGIENNPALENIIPPKWHSLVNELIHDYENMDDSSFYEKYKKTIGIGQVWFLPQEYEEENEQKDLLGSLIVFALTVRDYILQLDYKEDLEDYIDNLKNFWNGSETKLVQFILENDQNYYAWVPEGVNIPNMYEVKIESVDVEEVL, encoded by the coding sequence ATGAGAGATCAATTATGTATAGAAGAAAAATGTAAAAGGGGAATAGAATATCATAAAGAGTTTATTGAAGAAAATAGAGAAGAAATTAAAAGTTTAGAAGAAGATGAAAAAAATGGTATTCAAAGATATCCTAATGATAACAAAAGTATTATATTAGAAAATCATTTGTCGAATTTTATACATGAGATGAACGATATTAGGGCGATGTATTCTTTAGGAGAAGACATAAGTACAATGGAAGCATATTTTTATAATGCATTGGATGATTTAGAGTATACAGGTACTCACAAAATTGGATATATATATATGCTGTGGGTGATTTCCTTAGGGATTCTATTAGAAACGGATAAAAAGAATATAGAAAGATTAAAAAAGATAGTTGATAAAAAAAATATGAACGACGCAGTAATTGATTTCCTCGTATGCGCTAGTGATATCGGATACACAAAAATGACGAATAGATATTATAAAGACAATCCATATGCAAAAACGAGAGAAATTATAGAACTTGCACAAATAGATAAAAAAGAAGCATCTAAAAGATTACAAACGTATATGGAGAAAGAATGGTTTAAAGGCCATTATGATTATGAATGGAAAAATGCACATAAAGAACCTGGATATGTAGGGTATTGGAGCTTTGAGACAGCTGCACTAGTAAAGATACTCGAACTTGATGATATAAGTTTAAAAGATAATAATCATTATCCATATGATTTGGCGCATTACAAAAATGAAATGAAATTTAAGCATATAGACCTAAGTGAATATCACTATGAAGATGAGACAGAAGAAATCGTGGATATAGTAGAAGGAATTGAAAATAATCCTGCATTGGAAAACATTATTCCGCCAAAATGGCATTCATTGGTCAATGAATTGATTCATGATTATGAGAATATGGATGATAGTAGTTTTTATGAAAAATACAAAAAAACGATAGGAATAGGTCAAGTGTGGTTCTTACCACAAGAGTATGAAGAAGAAAATGAGCAAAAGGATCTATTAGGAAGTTTAATTGTGTTTGCCCTTACCGTAAGAGATTATATATTACAACTGGACTATAAAGAGGATTTAGAGGATTACATTGATAATCTTAAAAATTTCTGGAATGGATCAGAAACAAAGTTAGTTCAATTTATTTTAGAGAATGATCAAAACTATTATGCATGGGTACCGGAAGGAGTAAATATCCCAAATATGTATGAAGTAAAGATAGAGAGTGTCGATGTAGAGGAAGTTCTATAA
- a CDS encoding T7SS effector LXG polymorphic toxin, with product MSLNMYLGEVQSQTQSMNAICNATIQSMEQAIQSIDAFAVDTVLQGQTYSSAKAYLVQTFRPLAQGIICLCEELIRQNKAFPNEFQAKVASTDVIEQEIREQIRGINQSITSIEAIEVLTPMPGVGAIVTVLGAMRKKLEEKLEHLYEFNHSSSSNYSTALQLAASITAGLAEVQSGKGFSSVSGTFSTKGLNMDWVSSIQGIMEVQARQNELKEINLQEQQLNLQEQEDDRSWHEKTAIYAQSFLHGVIEFFQGAGDAALENFVGLQPHENDKLESKTTYQAGRLAGNVISIAGSIVEMFEGISLIGGSNFLTFVAEVGTGGLASPIVIPLDIAATATGASLFVHGGFVWDKSIQNAKDTIQKIQSSGGGTGNGKPSSSKNTNVDDFDAKIATNKQKGNYGEIKSSDNLLNNQSLKEAGFDLKPVGKSAPSGINDKIVKGIDGLYENTNAESKIKYVIDEAKFGSSQLGKTKDGRQMSNDWLKGSETGKSRILKAVEGDEVLAEQITKALQKGKVERVLSKVDSSGKVKTFKIDSKGNIVGEWP from the coding sequence ATGAGTTTAAACATGTATTTGGGAGAAGTACAAAGTCAAACTCAAAGTATGAACGCTATATGTAATGCTACGATTCAAAGTATGGAACAAGCTATTCAATCTATTGATGCCTTTGCGGTAGATACAGTATTACAAGGACAAACATACAGTAGTGCAAAAGCCTACCTTGTCCAAACATTTCGGCCATTAGCGCAAGGAATCATATGCTTATGTGAAGAATTAATTCGCCAAAATAAAGCATTCCCAAACGAGTTCCAAGCGAAAGTTGCTTCAACAGATGTGATTGAACAAGAAATAAGAGAACAAATACGGGGAATTAATCAATCGATTACAAGTATAGAAGCAATAGAAGTACTTACACCAATGCCCGGAGTAGGTGCAATTGTAACGGTATTAGGTGCAATGAGAAAAAAACTGGAAGAAAAACTAGAGCATTTATATGAATTCAATCATTCATCCAGCAGCAACTACAGCACCGCCCTCCAATTAGCAGCTAGCATCACAGCCGGACTCGCTGAAGTGCAAAGCGGGAAAGGATTTAGTTCTGTGAGTGGGACGTTTAGTACAAAAGGGTTGAATATGGATTGGGTGAGTTCTATTCAGGGGATTATGGAAGTACAAGCTCGTCAAAACGAGCTGAAAGAAATTAATTTGCAAGAACAACAATTGAACTTACAAGAGCAGGAAGACGATAGATCATGGCATGAAAAAACAGCCATTTATGCTCAATCATTTTTGCATGGAGTTATCGAATTTTTTCAAGGTGCTGGTGATGCAGCACTAGAAAACTTTGTTGGACTACAACCGCATGAGAATGATAAATTAGAAAGTAAGACAACTTACCAAGCTGGAAGGTTGGCTGGAAATGTTATATCAATAGCTGGGTCCATTGTAGAAATGTTTGAAGGTATTTCGCTTATAGGCGGATCTAATTTCTTAACTTTCGTGGCAGAAGTAGGAACTGGTGGGTTAGCGTCTCCAATTGTTATTCCACTAGATATAGCTGCAACAGCTACTGGGGCTAGTCTTTTTGTACATGGTGGATTTGTTTGGGATAAATCGATTCAAAATGCTAAGGATACTATTCAAAAAATCCAGTCTTCTGGTGGAGGTACGGGTAACGGTAAACCTAGCAGTAGCAAAAATACAAATGTAGATGATTTTGATGCAAAAATAGCTACAAATAAGCAAAAAGGTAATTATGGTGAAATAAAATCAAGTGACAATTTATTGAATAATCAAAGTTTAAAAGAAGCTGGATTTGATTTAAAGCCAGTCGGAAAAAGTGCACCGTCAGGCATAAATGATAAAATAGTAAAAGGAATTGATGGATTATACGAAAATACAAATGCAGAATCAAAGATCAAATATGTTATTGATGAAGCAAAATTTGGCAGTTCACAATTAGGGAAAACTAAAGATGGACGACAAATGTCAAATGATTGGTTGAAAGGTTCTGAAACTGGAAAAAGTAGAATATTAAAAGCTGTTGAGGGAGATGAAGTATTAGCTGAACAGATTACGAAAGCATTGCAAAAAGGTAAAGTTGAAAGAGTATTATCAAAAGTTGATAGTAGTGGAAAGGTTAAAACGTTTAAGATAGATTCTAAGGGTAACATCGTTGGAGAATGGCCATAA
- a CDS encoding DUF3958 family protein, which produces MSQEIETRISQCNQKLRSIFEEQNENRIALQNQDRAEASFYEWKNRSNRLFNRILETWHGDKEVFHLFTNMRQEIGQYERKLTFELENEKETLLKEKRHLSEKENDLSYEQRQLQREVNT; this is translated from the coding sequence ATGAGTCAAGAAATTGAAACGAGAATCAGTCAATGTAATCAAAAATTACGAAGTATATTTGAAGAACAAAATGAAAACCGAATTGCGCTGCAAAATCAAGACCGAGCTGAGGCTAGTTTTTATGAATGGAAAAATCGAAGCAATCGTTTATTTAACCGAATACTAGAAACTTGGCATGGTGACAAAGAAGTATTTCACCTTTTTACGAATATGCGGCAAGAGATCGGACAGTATGAAAGAAAACTTACATTCGAATTAGAAAACGAAAAAGAGACGTTGCTTAAAGAAAAACGGCATCTCAGTGAGAAAGAAAACGACCTTTCCTATGAACAGCGGCAACTACAAAGGGAGGTCAATACATGA
- a CDS encoding TIGR04197 family type VII secretion effector, translating into MGEFQSNLHTATQLATKMRNASDRMQSATSRTINKATRTTLSVNFKAQEANQQNLHITKQFCAAFQQTIDNIHSVANEFEKMDNGLQKTFQ; encoded by the coding sequence ATGGGAGAATTTCAAAGTAATTTGCATACGGCAACGCAACTTGCAACGAAAATGAGAAATGCTTCAGATAGAATGCAAAGTGCTACTAGTCGCACTATAAATAAGGCAACGCGTACTACACTATCTGTGAACTTCAAAGCACAAGAAGCAAATCAGCAAAATTTACACATTACGAAACAATTTTGCGCTGCTTTTCAACAGACGATTGATAATATCCATTCCGTAGCAAATGAATTTGAGAAAATGGATAACGGACTTCAAAAGACTTTTCAATAA
- a CDS encoding putative quinol monooxygenase, with the protein MIIIHAIFQVNPEKQQSFLEQIQPLIHGSREESGNVSYDLYKDTEKENVYTMVEVWKDEEAVANHNTSEHFTSFVSKAAQFLTAPLDIKAYNGTLVK; encoded by the coding sequence ATGATTATTATTCACGCAATATTTCAAGTGAATCCAGAAAAACAACAATCATTTTTAGAACAAATTCAGCCACTCATCCATGGTTCAAGAGAAGAAAGTGGAAATGTATCTTATGACTTATATAAAGATACAGAAAAAGAAAATGTTTATACGATGGTAGAAGTATGGAAAGATGAAGAAGCAGTTGCGAATCATAATACGAGTGAACACTTCACATCTTTCGTTAGTAAAGCAGCACAATTTTTAACTGCTCCGCTTGATATAAAAGCTTATAATGGAACGTTAGTAAAATAA
- a CDS encoding nitroreductase family protein: MTNSVKTNDFNEILTGRRSIRKYDPSVKISKEEMTEILTEATLAPSSVNMQPWRFLVIESDEAKATLAPLAKFNQSQVETSSAMIAVFGDLNNFDNAEEIYGTAVERGLMPAEVKEDQMQKLSGYFSMVTPEVMKDTVLIDGGLVAMQFMLAARAHGYDTCPIGGFEKDQIAEAFGLDKERHVPVMLISIGKAADSGYPSVRLPIEKVAEWK, translated from the coding sequence ATGACTAACTCAGTAAAAACAAATGATTTTAACGAAATTTTAACAGGACGTCGTTCAATTCGTAAGTACGATCCTTCAGTGAAAATTAGTAAAGAAGAGATGACTGAAATTCTTACAGAAGCAACACTTGCACCATCTTCTGTAAACATGCAACCATGGAGATTCTTAGTTATTGAAAGTGACGAAGCAAAAGCAACACTTGCGCCACTTGCGAAATTCAATCAATCTCAAGTAGAAACATCTTCAGCAATGATCGCTGTATTTGGTGACTTAAACAACTTTGATAACGCAGAAGAAATTTACGGTACAGCAGTAGAGCGTGGTTTAATGCCAGCTGAAGTAAAAGAAGATCAAATGCAAAAACTTTCAGGTTACTTCTCAATGGTTACACCAGAAGTAATGAAAGATACAGTTTTAATTGATGGTGGTCTTGTAGCAATGCAATTTATGCTAGCAGCTCGTGCTCACGGTTATGACACTTGCCCAATTGGTGGATTTGAAAAAGACCAAATCGCAGAAGCATTCGGATTAGATAAAGAACGCCACGTACCAGTTATGTTAATTTCAATCGGAAAAGCTGCTGACAGTGGTTATCCATCAGTACGTCTTCCAATTGAAAAAGTTGCTGAGTGGAAGTAA
- a CDS encoding MarR family winged helix-turn-helix transcriptional regulator, translating to MTSSCSKEAIILYKLHFLNKEVSSKFEGCTGMSQSRLELILQLYEVDEISQKALQQEVNIDNAAITRHLKQLEANGMITRRKNPDDNRITLVSLTEEGRNKIQVYQEEKERFATSAFKGLSEEERDNLLTMLDRIQENIKEL from the coding sequence TTGACAAGTTCATGCTCAAAAGAAGCAATAATTTTATATAAATTACACTTCCTCAATAAAGAAGTAAGTTCGAAGTTTGAAGGTTGTACGGGTATGAGTCAATCTAGACTAGAGCTTATACTTCAGTTATATGAAGTAGATGAAATTAGTCAAAAAGCACTTCAGCAAGAAGTGAATATTGATAATGCCGCGATTACGAGGCATTTAAAACAGCTGGAAGCAAACGGAATGATTACAAGACGTAAAAATCCAGATGATAACAGAATTACGTTAGTTTCTCTTACAGAAGAGGGGCGAAATAAAATTCAAGTGTATCAAGAGGAAAAAGAGCGTTTCGCCACTTCAGCATTTAAAGGATTAAGTGAAGAAGAGCGCGACAATCTTTTAACGATGTTAGACCGCATTCAAGAAAACATAAAAGAATTATAA